A stretch of DNA from Acidimicrobiia bacterium:
GTCCGGTCAGGGACCCGGCGCCATCCGCGACGTTCGTACATACCCTTGGCCCACTGGTTCGATTCCAGAACCCACAGGTTGATAGCATCATGTCCGAGAGCGGCGGCCGTATCGATGGCAACGTCGTGAAGAAGGCTTCCGATTCCGTTGCCCCACCAGTCCGGGTGGACATAGAGCCGGTCGAGCAGAACTCCAGACGGGACCGTCGGTTCCTCACGGACCACCACACATCCCACCACAGATGTAGTCTCGGCCACGAATACGCTCGCAACCGGGTCGGTGACCAGCTCGTGCCAGCGGGGCCGCAACGACGCCGGCGTCGGTTTGGTGGCCGCAGGCGGGAAGATCTCAGCGAAACCGACCAAAGCCGCTTGGCAGTGAACAACGGTGATCGCTTCGAGGTCTGCCACAACTGCAGACCGGATCTCCACACTCAAAACCTTCTCAACCATGCGCCACAGTCTGGTCGAACTGCACCACCGAAACTACGAATCCCCACCGGAACAGCCACGGAACGGGTGCCCGACAGGATCAAATCCCCGGCACCTCGTGCCTTCTCGCGGTACGCTCGATGCGGCTCTCGATTTGCTGACCTTGATAGATGCGTGCCAGCCGCCTCATGTGTCGGGATCGAAGATCTCTTCCAGGTTCTGATCAAAGATGCGGGCGATCTTGAAGGCGAGCGGGAGTGACGGGTAGTACTTGCCGGTTTCGATGGCGTTGACGGTTTGACGTGAGACTTCGAGATGTTTAGCGAACTCCCCTTGGGTCCAGTTTCGTTGGGCGCGGAGTTCCCGTAGGCGGTTCTTCATCGGTACTGTCGCCGCGCTCCAACGTAGCCGATCAGATAGAGACCGATCAGGGCTCCTAGGGTGGTCAGGCTGCTGAGTGGGGAGATCCCAAGAGTCTCGAACATCTGGAAGAGATCCAGCAGGCTCCATGTCAACACCAACAAAACCGTCCCGACGAAGGCGACGCTCAGTGCCATGAGATGGACTCTTTGGGCCAGTTCGTCGAGCTTCTGATACCGCCTGATGGATAGCAATACGATGGCTACCGCCGGGCCCATCGGGAGTAACACTGCGGTGTACCTGGCATTGGCTTGGGAGAGGGTATCGAGAGAAAGCAGCCAGATCGTGACCAACACGAGGACGGCGTATC
This window harbors:
- a CDS encoding GNAT family N-acetyltransferase, which codes for MVEKVLSVEIRSAVVADLEAITVVHCQAALVGFAEIFPPAATKPTPASLRPRWHELVTDPVASVFVAETTSVVGCVVVREEPTVPSGVLLDRLYVHPDWWGNGIGSLLHDVAIDTAAALGHDAINLWVLESNQWAKGMYERRGWRRVPDRTLANEPDTVYDVLYQRSVSGTKPD
- a CDS encoding helix-turn-helix transcriptional regulator, whose translation is MKNRLRELRAQRNWTQGEFAKHLEVSRQTVNAIETGKYYPSLPLAFKIARIFDQNLEEIFDPDT